The genomic stretch GCAAGGAGGGGCTTTTTTGTTTGGATTTGTGTAGGAGCCGATCGCCTTGTTTGTTTATTTTGCAGGCATTTCATTATGAATATGTGCAATGCCATTTAAACCAATGTTAAAAAATTAGCGGCTTTGATGATGGAAATATTTTGAAATGGATGTAAATCTAAAAGATCGGCATCGCCTGTGATGATGTAGTCGGATTCACCGCAGACAGATAACTCTAGAAACTTATTATCTTTAGGGTCTCGACAGGCTCGAATTTTCTGGTTGATTGTGACTCTTTCGACCTGCTGGCTTAACTCCGTTAGAAATTTATTACGCTGTTCTAAGGTGATGTATTTTTGGAGTTTGGGGCGGCTGATGACATTTTCTATTTCTGATTGAACTTCATCTGACATCAGGAGTATTGCTTGAGATGTGGCATAGTCGAAAAGCTTCTGGGGTAACGAATTTACAGACATTAAGCCGCTGATCAAGATGTTGGTATCGATTACTAATCTTAGTTTAGTCATCCTTGAGGATTTCCTCTAAGATTTCGGGAGTAAGTCCCTTTTGCTGTGCCTCTAAACGAATTTCTTGGACTACTTTTTGGAGTGGGGTTGATTGGGAAACACATTGTAAAAAGATGCTGACAAGTGTTTGTAATGCTTGGCGATTTTCAGGGGTTGTATTTTGATATGCCTCGGCGATGGGGGCTTCGACTTGAAGGGTGATCGGTTTAAGCATGGGGTGTCTATTTCTCCTGTAATGGTGGCAAGCTATTGACAATAATAATTTAGATAAGTTAACGGCAAAATTAGAGAGTTTTTATAAATATCGGATTTAATTTCTAGTTGCAACCTAATGGTTTACCTCAAATAAATGTTGAGACGATTTTACTCTGATTAAATCGAACGGGAGTTTTCAAATTCTTGTTTTTTGCTAGAGATTAGAGAACGCAGGCGATCTCTTTTTTCTTGCTGAGTTCTCCCCTTAAGTTAATTATAGGTAATTTTAGAAAACAAATGCTAGTATAAAGATTATCTAAAATCATGCCATAGCCTTTCCAGATATGCCTCTAAGTTGGAATGAGATTAAGCAAAGGGCGATCGCCTTTTCTAAGGAATGGGAAAATGAGACTTCAGAGAAGTCAGAATCTCAATCTTTCTGGAATGACTTTTTTAATGTGTTTGGTATTTCACGACGGCGGGTGGGAAGTTTTGAGCTACCAATTAAAAAGGCAGATAACAAGCAAGGCTTTATCGATCTACTATGGAAGGGGACAATTTTGGTAGAGCATAAGTCTAGGGGCAAGGACTTAGATAAGGCAACACAACAGGCTAAGGATTATTTCCCAAATTTAAAGGAGCATGAGTTACCTGAGATCTTGCAGCATTCGTGAAAGAGTCAAGTGGGAATGGGTTTGAGAATAATTTCAAAGCCATGACGAGCAGCAATATCGGCACTAATTTGAAGATACCTGAGAAGTTTCAACCAAAGGACAGAAGGGAATAAAACAGAAAGGGTTAAATCACAGGTAGCTTTCCAGTCCAAGATGGGAGGAAACGACCATTGATCAATCCAATGAGCCAAAAGATAAGAAAGCAGAGAGAGGATAAGCCAACGATAAACGCCAAGTTTTGTAGATTGCCCAAAACAATGCAAACCAAAGCGATGTTTGATGGTTTTGAAGAATCCCTCAATCGCCCAACGCTTACGACCTAACATCACCAGATAAGCGCCAGAATAAGGATGAGAAGAGACCACAAAGCGTAACTCCCGTTTACTATCGGCTCTTTTGAGCCAGAACCAAGAGATCGTCAAAGGCGTACTTAGCCCTTCCAGTAAAATTAGTTGTCCACGTTTGCCATGGGGATAAAGTTGTTTGACGGTACGTCCATCTTGAAGTTTACGATTGTTGCGGACACCGACAACGATGCGCCAAGACTTGGCGCGGACAGCATTGAAAAACTTCACCGTACTAAACTCAGTATCAGCAAGGACAATCACAGTCTTGCCTTGGGTTAGTTGCTTGGGTACTGTCCCCAATAACTTACAAGCTAAGTCAGAGGGACTGGAGTATCCTTTGCCGCGCCATACTCTAAAACTCCATGGTACGCGCCACTCTCCATAGACCAGATACAGTACAACCAGATGTAGTCCTCGCTTTCCGTTGAGGATTCTCACCCATGGGTCTGGTTCGTTTGGGGTGGGATTGCTCAAATGTAAAAACTTGCCGCTTTTTTCTAAGGTGGTCAGGTCTATCAGTATCTTTAATGGCACTCTCTTCGATGGGCGATGCTTGGCGATTTGCCCCAAAATTGACAGCCTTGTTGCTCGAATTAGTCCTCTTGTTGACCAGTTATAGTGATTGAGAAATCGGCTTAATGCACTCGCTGATTTTACCTGTGTATGTTCTGGATAGGGATGCCCTTGCGCTTCCAGAAATAGCCCTAATATTGCATTCAGACTTGCTTTTTGATACACACTTGGCATCAGACAAATTAGGCTATACACTAAACCTTGGGCGTGCTTAACGATGCTTTCCATAATCGTTATTTAATTTACTACTACGCCCTTTTTTTCACATCTTTACTCTCTTTGCAACCCCTTTCCAGAATGGTGCAAGTTCTCAGTTACCCAAATATATTTTGGTGTCGGATTTCCAGAAATTCAGGCTCTATGATTTGGATACGGATGCTAGTCACGAGTTTGAGTTAAAGGATTTTGTGAACCATGTGCATCTATTCGGCTTTATGGCGGGATATGAGAAACGGGTTTATAAGGATGAAGATCCTGTCAATATTGCGGCGGCAGAATTGATGGGCAAGTTGCATGATCGCCTTAAGGAGATTGGCTATACAGGGCATGACTTAGAGGTATATCTGGTGCGACTTTTGTTCTGTATGTTTGCGGATGATACGGGGATTTTTAATAAGGGGATTTTCTGGGAATATATCGATCTGCACACAAAGGAAGATGGTAGCGATTTAGCAATGCACATTGCTTCGATTTTTCATGTTTTGAATACGCCGAATGAACGCCGTTTAAAGAATTTAGATGAGAATTTGGCGCAGTTTCCCTATGTGAATGGGAAGTTGTTTGAGGAGACAGTGCAACCTGCTGCTTTTGATAAGCAGATGCGCGAGATGTTGTTAGAGGCTTGTGCGTTTGATTGGGGTAAGATTTCCCCTGCAATTTTTGGATCGATGTTTCAGGCGGTGATGAATCAGACGGAGAGGCGAAATTTAGGGGCGCATTATACCTCTGAGAAAAATATCCAAAAGTTGATTAAGCCGCTTTTTTTGGATGATCTTTATACTGAGTTTGAGAAAGCTAAGGGCAATCGCAACAGGTTAGAGGAGTTACATAAAAAGATTGCGAATTTGCATTTTCTTGATCCTGCCTGTGGTTGCGGTAATTTTTTGATTATTACTTATCGAGAGTTGCGTGATTTAGAGATTTTGATTTTGTTGGAGTTAAATAAGAGTGGGCAATTGGTGACGGATGTTAGCTCAATTATTCAAGTGGATGTGGATCAGTTTGCGGGGATTGAATATGATGAGTTTGCGGTGCGGGTGGCTGAGGTAGCGATGTGGTTAATCGATCATCAGATGAATGTGAAGGTGAGCAATGAGTTTGGGCAGTATTTTGTGCGGTTGCCATTGAAGAAGGCGGCGAAGATTGTGCATGGCAATTCTTTGCGGATTGATTGGAGATCTTGTTCCCCTCCTTCAAAGGAGGGGCTAGGGATGGTTCCGAGAGTATCTACAAATTCTTTCAGTTTGTCTATGCAAGGCGAACGGGTAAGAACCTCCCCTAGCCCCTCCTTGAAAGGAGGGGGACAAGAGTTAGGAGGTGGACAAGAATTAATAGAGCAAGTTCCTTATAAGGCGATTAGTAATCTTGCTAGTAAGAAAGATTTTCGGCGAGAGTTGCGGAATAATGCGACTTCTGCGGAGGTGACTTTATGGAAAGCTTTGCAGGGCAAGCAGTTGAATGGGTTTAAGTTTAGAAGACAACATTCAATTGGTAATTATATTTTGGATTTCTTTTGTCCGAGTGCTAATTTAGCGATCGAGTTGGATGGTGGTCAGCATTTTACGCAGGAGGGTAGGGAATATGATGCGGTTAGGGATGAATTTTTGTGGAGTGTGGGAATTACGGTGTTGCGTTATGCCAATAATTTGATTTTTGAGAACTTAGAGGAAGTGTTAGAGGATGTTAGAGAGCATTTAAGAACCTCCCCTAACCCCTCCTTGAAAGGAGGGGGACAAGAGCTAGAGTCTTACTCCTCTGCTTTGAAGGAGGGGCAGGGGGTGGTCTTTGACTATATTTTAGGGAATCCGCCTTTTGTGGGTAAGCATTTGCAAAGTGCTGAGCAGAAGTCGGATATGGAGAAGATTTTTGCGGGGGTGAATGGTGCTGGTGTATTGGATTATGTTTGCGCTTGGTATTTGAAAGCCGCTGATTATCTAAACTCTTGTCCCCCTCCTTTGAAGGAGGGGCTAGGGGTGGTCAAATGTGCTTTCGTTAGCACTAGTTCCATATCTCAAGGTGAGCAAGTTGGGATTCTCTGGCAAGAGCTTTACAATAGGTACAAGATTAAGATTCATTTTGCCCATCGGACTTTTAGTTGGAGTAATGAGGCAAAAGGTAATGCGGCTGTGCATTGTGTGATTATTGGCTTTGGGTTGCAGGATGTTGAAAATAAAAGGATTTTTGATTACGTAGATATTAAGGGTGAACCGACGGAAAAAAAAGTTAGAAACATTAATCCGTATTTGGCTGAGGGGAATGATTTAGTAATTCTTAAAAGAACTAAGCCAATTTGTAATGTACCCTCAATGTTAGCTGGAAATAAGGCTATAGATGGGGGGAACTTGATTTTTAACGATCAAGAGAAAGATCAATTTACTAAAGCAGAGCCTTTATCAGCTAAATATTTTAAGCAATTTATTGGTTCAGATGAGTTTATAAATGGGAAAAGTAGATGGTGTCTTTGGCTAGTTGATGCCCAGCCGCAGGAATTAAAGAAAATGCCTTTGGTAATGAAAAGGATAGAAAATGTGAGACAAATACGATTGGCAAGTCCTGATAAGCAAGCTCGTTTTTTAGCTGAATATCCTACAACTTTCAGAGATAAGCATAATCCAGATTCCGCAATTATCGTTCCATTAGTTTCATCTGAGAATAGAAAATATGTGCCTTTTGGATTTATTGATAAAAATATAGTTCCAAGCAATCTTTGTTCTTTTATTGCTGATTCTAGCTTATATCTCTTTGGCATTCTCACTTCAGAAATGCACATGACTTGGGTTAGGTATGTTTGTGGAAGATTAAAAAGTGATTTTCGCTATTCCAATACAATCGTTTACAACAACTATCCATTCCCTAAAAACGTCAGCGACAAACAAAAGCAAAAAGTTGAAGATGCGGCGCGAGTGGTTTTGGCGGTGCGCGAGAAATATACCTCCCCTAGCCCCTCCTTGAAAGGAGAGAAAGTAAGAACCTCCCCTAGCCCCTCCTTGAAAGGAGGGGAACAAGAGAAGATTGAAGAAGAGGGACAAGAAGAAAAGGAGTCTTACTCCCCTCCTTTCAAGGAGGGGCAGGGGGAGGTCAAATCCAGCCTCGCCGATCTTTACGATCCCCTCACCATGCCGCCCGACTTGGTAAAAGCCCATCAAGCCCTAGACAAAGCCGTAGACCTTTGCTATCGTCCTCAACCCTTCGTAAGCGAACTCAACCGCATCGAGTATTTATTTAGCCTCTATGAAGCCCTAAGTGCGCCACTACTCAAAGTCGAAAAGAAAAAACGGGTTAAGAAAAAAGAATGAAGAAGATTAGTTTTCTCATCATCTAATAATTAAACGGAGTCAAACTCATGCAAACACTACCTAAAATCGAAGAAACCTTAATTGCAGTCATCAAAACCTTACCAATCGACAAACAGCAAGCACTATTAGAATTTGCCGAGTTTTTGCAAGCTAAAACAACGCCTAAAACCCCAATCAAAAGCATCAAAGGCTTATGGGCAAATGCAGATATTAACCTCACCGAAGAAGAACTCGCCGCAACCCGAAAAGAAATGTGGGCAACCTTCCCCAAGGACATTGAATTATGAGCGTTGTAGCTGATACCCACACAATTATTTGGTATCTGCGAAGTCCAGAGAAATTATCAACAAATGCAGTAACTTCCCTTGATAATGCCTTGAACAATGGCGAATCAATTTTTATATCTGCAATTTCTCTTGTGGAAATGAATTATTTAGTTGAGAAAAATCGGATTCCCACAAGTTCGTTAGAGCAACTTTTACAACTAATAGACGATCCGCTTGTGAACTTAGATGACGATTTTTCCAGCCATAGGTATTAAAGTCTCGAAAATCGACAGATAGAATTCATCCATGCCCCAAATGTTCGGTAAGAATAATTAGCGATTGTTGCAATGATTATTTTGAGAATTCTTGGGATAACATAATTCTTTCAGAGGTTATTGCTAGTTATGTCTCTAGAACAAATATCTTGCCCGATCGCCTTCCAGCAATATCCACAAATTCTATTGGCGCATGGTGGGGGTGGTCGGTTAACGCATCAACTCATTTCTGAGATATTTGCCCCTGCGTTTGGGATGGGCGATCGCGCTCAACAGGATGCGGCTACTTTTTCATTGACAGGGCAGAAATTAGCTTTTACGACGGATTCCTATGTGGTAAAGCCACTCTTTTTTGCAGGGGGAGACATTGGTACTTTAGCGGTCAATGGAACCGTTAATGATTTGGCGATGGTGGGAGCGAAACCTCTGTATTTGAGTGCAGGCTTTATCTTGGAAGAGGGCTTGCCAATGGAGACATTATGGCGCGTGGTGCAATCGATGCGTCAGGCTGCCGAGATGGCAGGAGTGCAGATTGTCACGGGTGACACGAAAGTGGTCGATCGCGGTAAGGGTGATGGCATTTTCATTAATACATCGGGGATTGGGGCGATCGCAACGGATTTAGAAATTGCACCACATTCGATTCGGGAGGGGGATGTAATTCTCCTGAATGGCGATATTGGTCGTCATGGCATCGCCATTATGGCGGCACGAGAAGGGTTGGAATTTGAGACAGAAATTCAGAGCGACTGTATGGCTTTGGCAGATTTGGTGATGTCTTTGCTAGAAGGAGGTGTGGCAATTCATGCGATGCGCGATTTAACCCGTGGCGGTTTGGCAACTGCCCTGAATGAATTAGCAAGTACAGCTAACCTGAAGATCACCATAGAAGAATCAGCGATCGCTGTGCAAGAGGATGTGCGGGCAGTCTGTGAAATTTTGGGACTCGATCCGCTCTATGTAGCCAATGAGGGGAGATTTGTGGCGTTTGTTCCTGAGGCAGAAGCTGAGAAAGCGATCGCTATTTCTCGAAGTTTCCCTGAGGTAGGGGGACAGATGCGTGTGATTGGCAGAATTGGCGATCGCGGACAGGAGATCGTATCTATGCGTGGTCAGATCGGAGTGAGTCGGATTTTGAGTATGCTCAGTGGTGAGCAGTTACCCCGCATTTGCTAATTCAGTGAATTAGCTACAGATGGTTAAAAGCGTTCCCAATCATTGATAATAGAATAAGAGAAGTTAATTCTAGCTTGGTAGAAATTGAGGAGACTTAATTTTCTAAGGAGGTAAAAATGATTACCACAGCCGCCAAACAACCAATGCCCTATTCCATTGATGCCATCAAGCATGATGCTTGTAATCTTGTGGAAGAAGGTTGCATCAGTCGTTTACAACCCATTTATAAACTCTGTCAATTTTATGGCGATCGCGATTGGGTATGTATCGAATGTGAGTTAGAGCGCAATGAATTTTTTCTACGCGATCGCATTATTGATCTACTAGATGGTGAAGAAATACGCGAAGATTAGCTGTTAGCCATTTGAAAACAGGCTAAAGCTTCTTCTGTCGTCACTTCGGGAAACTGTTTATAAAAATAGCTGACACTTACAAATACTTCAGGACGTTCTAATAAAATGATGTTGTCGATCCGTGAGGCGATCGCCTTGGGCATTCGGAGGGGTGCAACAGGAGCCGCTAGCCAAATTTCTTTGTAGGGTAAGGTTTTCATTGCCGCCGCAATCACAGCGATCGTTGCGCCTGTGGCAATACCATCGTCAACAAGGATTGCTGTTGTGCCAGCAATGTCTAACTGCGGTCGGAATGGTTGAAATGCGTGAAGTAGCCCATCAGCTTTAGTCCTTGCATAGTGAACAGCATGAGCCCATTCGCTAGGAGAGCAATATTGCCTGCCCATATCTAGCATATAGCCGTCAGATGTGATTGCACCTAGGGCGGTTTCAGGATTAATCGGCAGCACTATCTTTTTGGCGATCGCTACATCCAAGGGGCAACCAAGTTGCTGTGCGATCGGGGCAGCGACTAATATACCGCCACGGGGAATCCCATAAACAATCGGATTTGTAGGCTTGGCGCTGACAATTAATTCCGCTAATTGACAGCCAGCATCATGCCGATCTTCAAACGAACCAAGTACTTGCATGGAGAGCAAAACCTCCTCAAGAATAGTCTTGGGTAAACCAAGCGCCAAATTCCTAATTATCTATTCACCTCCATTATATAACGCCCAAATAAAGGGTCGGCGGCGCATCGCGCCGCCGACCCTTTATTTGCTTATTTCTTTGAAAACCTTGCCATCAGACCCAATTAATTGCACCTGCATCGGCATTTGTCCATAGGCATGGGTGGAACAGCTCAGACAGGGATCGAAATTGCGAATCCCTGCTTCCACACGATTGAGAAA from Pseudanabaena sp. Chao 1811 encodes the following:
- a CDS encoding phosphoribosyltransferase, which encodes MALGLPKTILEEVLLSMQVLGSFEDRHDAGCQLAELIVSAKPTNPIVYGIPRGGILVAAPIAQQLGCPLDVAIAKKIVLPINPETALGAITSDGYMLDMGRQYCSPSEWAHAVHYARTKADGLLHAFQPFRPQLDIAGTTAILVDDGIATGATIAVIAAAMKTLPYKEIWLAAPVAPLRMPKAIASRIDNIILLERPEVFVSVSYFYKQFPEVTTEEALACFQMANS
- a CDS encoding putative toxin-antitoxin system toxin component, PIN family, giving the protein MTKLRLVIDTNILISGLMSVNSLPQKLFDYATSQAILLMSDEVQSEIENVISRPKLQKYITLEQRNKFLTELSQQVERVTINQKIRACRDPKDNKFLELSVCGESDYIITGDADLLDLHPFQNISIIKAANFLTLV
- a CDS encoding DUF2281 domain-containing protein — encoded protein: MQTLPKIEETLIAVIKTLPIDKQQALLEFAEFLQAKTTPKTPIKSIKGLWANADINLTEEELAATRKEMWATFPKDIEL
- the hypE gene encoding hydrogenase expression/formation protein HypE codes for the protein MSLEQISCPIAFQQYPQILLAHGGGGRLTHQLISEIFAPAFGMGDRAQQDAATFSLTGQKLAFTTDSYVVKPLFFAGGDIGTLAVNGTVNDLAMVGAKPLYLSAGFILEEGLPMETLWRVVQSMRQAAEMAGVQIVTGDTKVVDRGKGDGIFINTSGIGAIATDLEIAPHSIREGDVILLNGDIGRHGIAIMAAREGLEFETEIQSDCMALADLVMSLLEGGVAIHAMRDLTRGGLATALNELASTANLKITIEESAIAVQEDVRAVCEILGLDPLYVANEGRFVAFVPEAEAEKAIAISRSFPEVGGQMRVIGRIGDRGQEIVSMRGQIGVSRILSMLSGEQLPRIC
- a CDS encoding DUF4327 family protein yields the protein MITTAAKQPMPYSIDAIKHDACNLVEEGCISRLQPIYKLCQFYGDRDWVCIECELERNEFFLRDRIIDLLDGEEIRED
- a CDS encoding type II toxin-antitoxin system VapC family toxin, which encodes MSVVADTHTIIWYLRSPEKLSTNAVTSLDNALNNGESIFISAISLVEMNYLVEKNRIPTSSLEQLLQLIDDPLVNLDDDFSSHRY
- a CDS encoding transposase, whose amino-acid sequence is MESIVKHAQGLVYSLICLMPSVYQKASLNAILGLFLEAQGHPYPEHTQVKSASALSRFLNHYNWSTRGLIRATRLSILGQIAKHRPSKRVPLKILIDLTTLEKSGKFLHLSNPTPNEPDPWVRILNGKRGLHLVVLYLVYGEWRVPWSFRVWRGKGYSSPSDLACKLLGTVPKQLTQGKTVIVLADTEFSTVKFFNAVRAKSWRIVVGVRNNRKLQDGRTVKQLYPHGKRGQLILLEGLSTPLTISWFWLKRADSKRELRFVVSSHPYSGAYLVMLGRKRWAIEGFFKTIKHRFGLHCFGQSTKLGVYRWLILSLLSYLLAHWIDQWSFPPILDWKATCDLTLSVLFPSVLWLKLLRYLQISADIAARHGFEIILKPIPT